In Candidatus Dormiibacterota bacterium, a single window of DNA contains:
- a CDS encoding hydroxymethylglutaryl-CoA lyase, whose translation MNRSILWTDVGPRDGLQNLSGTVPTEVKVRLVRGLLEAGASRVEATSFVSPRWVPQLADAAAVLAALGDEAPGRIRVLIPNLRGFEMAADAGARNVLVTIGATDSFNRRNINRSVAESLDDIAAITAAAAASGCVVDVALSVCWGCPFEGEVEPRRVVELCAEIAARGAAEVGIADTIGVAEPARVSALCAAVAAVVPPERLSLHVHDTRGQGVANVLAAYAAGVRRFEGSVGGLGGCPFAPRATGNVCSEDALLALHAAGAESGVDLDAYCAVAERLGEDLGVTLPGKLHRAGVWHPERVAAAAGGVADG comes from the coding sequence ATGAACCGCTCCATCCTCTGGACCGACGTGGGGCCGCGCGACGGCCTCCAGAACCTGTCCGGCACGGTCCCCACCGAGGTGAAGGTGCGCCTGGTGCGCGGCCTGCTCGAGGCCGGGGCGTCGCGGGTCGAGGCCACCTCGTTCGTGAGCCCGCGCTGGGTGCCGCAGCTCGCCGACGCCGCCGCCGTGCTCGCCGCCCTCGGCGACGAGGCGCCCGGACGGATCCGGGTGCTGATCCCCAACCTCCGGGGATTCGAGATGGCCGCCGACGCCGGCGCGAGAAACGTGCTGGTCACGATCGGGGCCACCGACTCCTTCAACCGGCGCAACATCAACCGCAGCGTCGCCGAGTCGCTGGACGACATCGCCGCGATCACCGCGGCGGCGGCGGCGTCCGGCTGCGTCGTCGACGTCGCCCTGTCGGTGTGCTGGGGCTGTCCGTTCGAGGGTGAGGTCGAGCCCCGGCGGGTGGTCGAGCTCTGCGCCGAGATCGCCGCCCGCGGCGCCGCCGAGGTGGGCATCGCCGACACCATCGGCGTCGCCGAGCCGGCGCGGGTGAGCGCGCTCTGCGCCGCGGTGGCCGCGGTGGTGCCGCCGGAGCGGCTCTCACTCCACGTCCACGACACCCGGGGCCAGGGGGTCGCCAACGTCCTCGCCGCGTACGCGGCGGGGGTGCGGCGGTTCGAGGGCTCGGTGGGCGGTCTGGGCGGCTGCCCCTTCGCGCCCCGGGCCACCGGCAACGTCTGCAGCGAGGACGCGCTGCTCGCGCTGCACGCGGCCGGGGCCGAGAGCGGTGTCGATCTCGACGCCTACTGCGCCGTGGCCGAGCGTCTCGGTGAGGACCTGGGCGTGACCCTGCCGGGGAAGCTGCACCGCGCCGGCGTCTGGCATCCCGAGCGGGTGGCGGCCGCCGCCGGTGGGGTCGCCGATGGCTGA
- a CDS encoding acyl-CoA carboxylase subunit beta: protein MAEAPAHPVPPAAGDPPVRVPHGAHTAADVERRLARARAGGSERARQKLAEQGKLPVRERIARLFDPETALVEDGLLANCEAPDLPADGVVTGIGVLHGRHCAVMANDSSVKAGSWGARTVEKIVRIQETAERLQIPLVYLVDSAGARITDQVAMFPGRRHAGRIFQNEVRLSGQVPQLCVLFGPSAAGGAYIPAFCDAVIMVEGNASMYLGSPRMAEVVVGERVTLEEMGGARMHCSVSGCGDILVKDEDAALRIAREYLAYMPANWRETPSPAPPRPPLATARPIEEVIPLEAARGYDALEVIRALVDEGSLLEVKRLFARELITGFARIDGRTVGVVASQPRFKGGVLFVDSADKGARFVTLCDAFNIPLVWLADVPGFMIGSSVERQGIIRHGAKMIAALAVASVPKVCVVLRKSYGAGLYAMCGPAFEPDCTIALPSAQIAVMGPEAAVNAVYYNKIQELPEEDRAAYVQRLQDEYRDDIDIFKLAGELVVDAVVPAPLLREELAARLAAYASRRRTQVPRHHGVFPV, encoded by the coding sequence ATGGCTGAGGCGCCTGCGCACCCCGTGCCCCCCGCCGCCGGCGATCCCCCCGTGCGCGTGCCCCACGGCGCCCACACCGCCGCCGACGTGGAGCGGCGCCTCGCCCGGGCCCGCGCCGGTGGCTCAGAGCGCGCCCGCCAGAAGCTCGCCGAGCAGGGCAAGCTCCCGGTGCGCGAGCGCATCGCCCGTCTCTTCGACCCCGAGACCGCCCTCGTCGAGGACGGGCTGCTCGCCAACTGCGAGGCCCCCGACCTCCCCGCCGACGGCGTCGTCACCGGCATCGGCGTCCTCCACGGCCGCCACTGCGCGGTGATGGCCAACGACTCCTCGGTGAAGGCGGGCTCGTGGGGGGCGCGCACCGTTGAGAAGATCGTGCGCATCCAGGAGACCGCCGAGCGGCTGCAGATCCCGCTCGTGTACCTGGTCGACAGCGCCGGGGCGCGGATCACCGACCAGGTGGCGATGTTCCCCGGGCGGCGGCACGCCGGGCGGATCTTCCAGAACGAGGTGCGGCTCAGCGGACAGGTGCCCCAGCTCTGCGTGCTCTTCGGCCCCAGCGCGGCCGGTGGCGCCTACATCCCCGCCTTCTGCGACGCGGTGATCATGGTCGAGGGCAACGCCTCGATGTACCTCGGGTCGCCGCGCATGGCCGAGGTCGTGGTGGGGGAGAGGGTCACCCTCGAGGAGATGGGCGGCGCCCGGATGCACTGCTCGGTGAGCGGCTGCGGCGACATCCTCGTCAAGGACGAGGACGCGGCCCTGCGGATCGCGCGCGAGTACCTCGCGTACATGCCGGCCAACTGGCGCGAGACCCCGTCGCCGGCGCCGCCACGCCCGCCGCTGGCGACCGCGAGGCCGATCGAGGAGGTGATCCCGCTGGAGGCGGCGCGCGGCTACGACGCCCTGGAGGTGATCCGCGCGCTGGTCGACGAGGGCTCGCTCCTCGAGGTGAAGCGGCTCTTCGCCCGCGAGCTGATCACCGGTTTCGCGCGCATCGACGGCCGCACGGTGGGCGTCGTCGCCTCGCAGCCGCGCTTCAAGGGCGGGGTGCTGTTCGTCGACTCCGCGGACAAGGGGGCGCGCTTCGTCACCCTCTGCGACGCGTTCAACATCCCCCTGGTCTGGCTCGCCGACGTGCCCGGGTTCATGATCGGCTCGTCGGTCGAGCGCCAGGGCATCATCCGCCACGGCGCCAAGATGATCGCCGCCCTCGCCGTCGCCAGCGTGCCCAAGGTGTGCGTGGTGTTGCGCAAGTCCTACGGGGCGGGGCTCTACGCGATGTGCGGCCCCGCCTTCGAGCCCGACTGCACCATCGCCCTGCCCTCCGCGCAGATCGCGGTGATGGGGCCGGAGGCGGCGGTCAACGCCGTCTACTACAACAAGATCCAGGAGCTCCCGGAGGAGGACCGGGCCGCCTACGTGCAGCGGCTCCAGGACGAGTACCGCGACGACATCGACATCTTCAAGCTCGCCGGCGAGCTGGTGGTCGACGCGGTGGTGCCGGCGCCGCTGCTGCGCGAGGAGCTGGCCGCGCGCCTCGCCGCCTACGCGTCGCGCCGGCGCACCCAGGTGCCCCGCCACCACGGCGTCTTCCCGGTGTGA
- a CDS encoding MBL fold metallo-hydrolase — protein sequence MIEVTGAAQLQAWRDGVMPPVEEVRPRLWSIPVPLPKNPLRYVLVYALECDDGIALVDAGWNTEEAWATLGAGLQTLGATIEQVKAVLVTHIHPDHYGLAGRIREASGAWVALHPADAAVLPERYEEVDALLDRMAELMRSCGVPQLELDELSSASMSIRQFVEVTQPDRLLDDGDVVQLGGRELRAVWTPGHSPGHLCFYDAAQRLLLAGDHVLPRISPNISVHAQQRPNPLAEFLDALQKVRGLDVDEVLPAHEYRFRNLASRVDDLLAHHAERLSAIEAMVAATPGITCWNLTVALPWSRPWSDIPPFMRRAANGETLAHLMLLLAAGRLARHGGEPWRWEPPPA from the coding sequence GTGATCGAGGTCACCGGAGCGGCGCAGCTGCAGGCCTGGCGCGACGGGGTGATGCCGCCGGTCGAGGAGGTGCGTCCCCGCCTGTGGTCGATCCCGGTGCCACTGCCGAAGAACCCGCTGCGCTACGTCCTCGTCTACGCGCTGGAGTGCGACGACGGGATCGCCCTGGTCGACGCCGGCTGGAACACCGAGGAGGCGTGGGCCACGCTCGGCGCCGGCCTCCAGACCCTCGGCGCCACCATCGAGCAGGTGAAGGCGGTGCTGGTCACCCACATCCACCCCGACCACTACGGGCTCGCCGGGCGGATCCGCGAGGCGTCCGGCGCCTGGGTGGCGCTGCACCCCGCCGACGCCGCGGTGCTGCCGGAGCGCTACGAGGAGGTCGACGCGCTGCTCGACCGGATGGCGGAGCTCATGCGCTCGTGCGGCGTGCCCCAGCTCGAGCTCGACGAGCTGAGCTCCGCCTCGATGTCGATCCGGCAGTTCGTGGAGGTGACCCAGCCCGACCGTCTCCTCGACGACGGCGACGTGGTGCAGCTGGGCGGGCGCGAGCTGCGCGCGGTGTGGACCCCCGGGCACTCGCCCGGGCACCTCTGCTTCTACGACGCCGCTCAGCGGCTGCTGCTCGCCGGCGACCACGTGCTGCCCCGGATCAGCCCCAACATCTCGGTGCACGCCCAGCAGCGTCCCAACCCGCTCGCCGAGTTCCTCGACGCGCTGCAGAAGGTGCGCGGCCTCGACGTCGACGAGGTGCTGCCCGCGCACGAGTACCGCTTCCGGAACCTCGCCTCGCGTGTCGACGACCTGCTCGCCCACCACGCCGAGCGGCTGAGCGCCATCGAGGCGATGGTGGCCGCCACCCCGGGGATCACCTGCTGGAACCTCACCGTCGCGCTTCCGTGGTCGCGGCCGTGGTCGGACATCCCGCCGTTCATGCGCCGCGCCGCCAACGGTGAGACCCTGGCCCACCTGATGCTGCTGCTGGCCGCGGGACGGCTGGCGCGGCACGGCGGTGAGCCCTGGCGCTGGGAGCCGCCCCCCGCCTAG
- a CDS encoding peptidase S8 — MGVALMGMQGVAPAIEPVAARAASPACGPAPAGTARCLGLFLHSPARRAAAPGAGPAGGLSPAELRSAYNLPGASGARGRFVAIVDAFDDPSAEADMNVYRAAFGIPACTIASGCFRKVDQRGGQHLPAPDAGWAQEISLDLEMVSAACPDCRILLVEADSADMTALGAAENIAAGSGAGAVSNSFGSSETSDQVGWDLQYFTHPGVALVAASGDNGYGAMYPASSPLVTAVGGTSLTQGGGARGWTESAWSGSGSGCSAYEPKPAWQHDSTCSRRSVADVAAVADPHTGVAVYNSYRSAGWSVAGGTSAAAPIIAAIYAVAGNVRSLVGAGHAYANAGALNDITQGSSNTLLCLFGAACGPAAGYDGPTGLGSPAGTAAF; from the coding sequence ATGGGAGTGGCCCTGATGGGGATGCAGGGCGTGGCGCCGGCGATCGAGCCGGTGGCGGCGCGAGCGGCGTCCCCGGCCTGCGGCCCGGCCCCGGCGGGCACGGCCCGCTGCCTGGGGCTGTTCCTGCACTCGCCGGCGCGGCGCGCCGCGGCGCCCGGCGCCGGTCCCGCCGGGGGGCTGAGCCCGGCCGAGCTGCGCTCCGCGTACAACCTGCCCGGCGCGTCCGGGGCCCGGGGCCGCTTCGTGGCCATCGTCGACGCCTTCGACGATCCCAGCGCCGAGGCCGACATGAACGTCTACCGGGCCGCCTTCGGGATCCCGGCCTGCACCATCGCCAGCGGCTGCTTCCGCAAGGTCGACCAGCGCGGCGGCCAGCACCTCCCCGCCCCGGACGCGGGCTGGGCGCAGGAGATCAGCCTCGACCTCGAGATGGTGTCGGCGGCCTGCCCCGACTGCCGCATCCTCCTCGTCGAGGCCGACAGCGCCGACATGACCGCGCTGGGCGCCGCCGAGAACATCGCCGCCGGCTCCGGCGCGGGGGCGGTGAGCAACAGCTTCGGCTCCTCGGAGACCTCGGACCAGGTCGGCTGGGACCTCCAGTACTTCACCCACCCCGGCGTCGCCCTGGTGGCGGCCTCGGGCGACAACGGCTACGGCGCGATGTACCCGGCGTCCTCGCCGCTGGTCACCGCGGTGGGGGGCACCAGCCTGACCCAGGGCGGCGGCGCCCGGGGCTGGACCGAGAGCGCCTGGAGCGGCAGCGGCAGCGGCTGCAGCGCCTACGAGCCCAAGCCGGCCTGGCAGCACGACTCGACCTGCTCGCGGCGCAGCGTCGCCGACGTCGCCGCGGTCGCCGACCCGCACACCGGCGTCGCCGTCTACAACAGCTACCGGTCGGCGGGCTGGTCGGTCGCCGGCGGCACCAGCGCCGCGGCGCCGATCATCGCCGCGATCTACGCGGTGGCCGGCAACGTCCGGTCACTGGTCGGCGCCGGCCACGCCTATGCCAACGCCGGGGCGCTCAACGACATCACCCAGGGCAGCAGCAACACCCTGCTGTGCCTGTTCGGCGCCGCCTGCGGCCCCGCCGCCGGCTACGACGGCCCCACCGGGCTCGGCAGCCCCGCGGGGACCGCGGCCTTCTGA
- a CDS encoding alpha/beta fold hydrolase, whose amino-acid sequence MPTTEASGASIHWEEQGEGEPLLLVMGFGLSSDAWVPMLPLLGGFRVLRFDNRGTGGSGPSGEGYTVETMAADAAAVLDAAGVERAHVHGVSMGGMIALSLALDHPDRVGSLLLGCTSASPLHLAAGGQVVELAQATAQMSSDPGAALDRLLPLLFSDGFLAENPSVRDLGQLLTASGARPEEALATMRAIGDLATGRAFDVSARLGEIAMPTLVQHGTADRLIPVEEGRLVAAGIPGAEYQELEGAGHAFAMERPLEAFGRMLGFLGAHPLGAG is encoded by the coding sequence GTGCCCACAACCGAGGCGAGCGGCGCGAGCATCCACTGGGAGGAGCAGGGCGAGGGTGAGCCGCTGCTGCTGGTGATGGGCTTCGGCCTCAGCAGCGACGCCTGGGTGCCGATGCTGCCCCTGCTCGGCGGCTTCCGGGTGCTCCGCTTCGACAACCGCGGCACCGGCGGCTCCGGGCCGAGCGGAGAGGGCTACACCGTCGAGACCATGGCCGCCGACGCCGCCGCGGTGCTCGACGCCGCCGGGGTCGAGCGGGCCCACGTCCACGGGGTCTCGATGGGCGGGATGATCGCGCTCAGCCTCGCCCTCGACCATCCCGACCGGGTGGGCTCACTGCTGCTCGGTTGCACCAGCGCCTCGCCACTGCACCTCGCCGCCGGCGGCCAGGTTGTCGAGCTCGCCCAGGCCACCGCGCAGATGAGCTCCGACCCCGGGGCCGCCCTCGACCGCCTGCTGCCGCTGCTCTTCAGCGATGGCTTCCTCGCCGAGAACCCCTCGGTGCGCGATCTCGGCCAGCTGCTCACCGCCTCGGGAGCGCGACCCGAGGAGGCGCTGGCGACGATGCGGGCGATCGGCGACCTCGCCACCGGTCGCGCCTTCGACGTCTCCGCCCGCCTCGGCGAGATCGCCATGCCCACCCTGGTGCAGCACGGCACCGCCGACCGCCTCATCCCCGTGGAGGAGGGCCGGCTGGTGGCCGCGGGCATCCCCGGCGCCGAGTACCAGGAGCTCGAGGGCGCCGGCCACGCCTTTGCGATGGAGCGCCCGCTGGAGGCCTTCGGCCGGATGCTCGGCTTCCTCGGCGCCCACCCCCTCGGAGCCGGCTGA
- a CDS encoding alanine--glyoxylate aminotransferase family protein has product MTEPLLMIPGPVPVRADVLEALAEPVRSHTSAENAAAVRRAQRGIRGLVGSEAALVHVFAGSGTLAMEVALVNHARSGDRVVVCSEGYFGDRFVEIGTALGQEVVPLRSEWGRRLDPEELRRACAAGPAPAVVTVTHVDTSTGVLTDVAGLVAAARECGALVVLDGVCATGAVEESMDAWGVDVVITGAQKGLGLPPGLTVAAVSDRARERRAEVGSIAAYYADLRRWEPVMEEPTRYFSTHATSLIRALGVSLDAIEAEGLGPRFERHRRVAAGLRAGMGALGLTSLTEAAALAPTLSVLAVPDGVGEADLRAGMAARGVVVAGCLGAFAGRGIRVGHLGSVGAAEVERTLRAAADSLGADPAAALEAAGEHLGALTT; this is encoded by the coding sequence ATGACCGAGCCGCTGCTGATGATCCCCGGCCCCGTCCCGGTGCGGGCGGACGTCCTCGAGGCGCTGGCCGAGCCGGTGCGCAGTCACACCTCCGCCGAGAACGCCGCCGCGGTGCGGCGGGCCCAGCGGGGGATCCGCGGGCTGGTGGGCTCGGAGGCGGCGCTGGTCCACGTCTTCGCCGGCTCCGGGACGCTGGCGATGGAGGTGGCGCTGGTCAACCACGCCCGCTCCGGCGACCGGGTGGTGGTGTGCAGCGAGGGCTACTTCGGCGACCGCTTCGTCGAGATCGGCACCGCCCTCGGCCAGGAGGTGGTGCCGCTGCGCTCCGAGTGGGGGCGGCGGCTCGACCCCGAGGAGCTGCGCCGCGCCTGCGCCGCCGGCCCCGCGCCCGCCGTGGTCACGGTGACCCACGTCGACACCAGCACCGGGGTGCTCACCGACGTCGCCGGGCTGGTCGCCGCCGCCCGGGAGTGCGGCGCCCTGGTGGTGCTCGACGGGGTGTGCGCCACCGGAGCGGTGGAGGAGTCCATGGACGCCTGGGGCGTCGACGTGGTCATCACCGGGGCGCAGAAGGGCCTGGGCCTTCCCCCCGGCCTCACCGTCGCCGCCGTCTCCGACCGCGCCCGCGAGCGCCGCGCCGAGGTCGGCTCGATCGCCGCCTACTACGCCGACCTCCGCCGCTGGGAGCCGGTGATGGAGGAGCCCACCCGCTACTTCTCCACCCACGCCACCAGCCTCATCCGCGCCCTCGGGGTCTCGCTCGACGCCATCGAGGCCGAGGGGCTGGGGCCGCGCTTCGAGCGCCACCGCCGGGTGGCCGCGGGGCTGCGCGCCGGGATGGGGGCGCTGGGGTTGACCTCGCTCACCGAGGCGGCGGCGCTGGCCCCGACGCTCAGCGTGCTCGCCGTCCCCGACGGGGTGGGGGAGGCCGATCTCCGCGCCGGCATGGCCGCCCGGGGGGTGGTGGTGGCCGGCTGCCTGGGGGCCTTCGCCGGCCGCGGCATCCGCGTCGGGCACCTCGGCAGCGTCGGCGCCGCCGAGGTCGAGCGGACCCTGAGGGCGGCGGCGGACAGCCTCGGTGCCGACCCGGCGGCCGCGCTCGAGGCGGCCGGCGAGCACCTCGGCGCCCTCACAACCTGA
- a CDS encoding zinc metalloprotease HtpX: MWQNVKTAFLLALLDGLFLLVGGAIGHRSGLIIAAIFALGMNGIAYWNSDKLAIAAVRGQEVTPQQFPALHRIVDELCAAAKMPKPRVYICDDPSPNAFATGRNPQHAAVCCTQGILNLVTERELRGVLGHELCHVRNRDILTASLAATIAMGISFIAQMGQFALIFGGFGGNRDGEGGESWVTVLLLIIVAPIAATIIQLGISRAREYQADTCGAQLCHDPLALANALQKLEAATRRIPMQVAPAVAPLFIVNPFGGRRPSFANLFSTHPPLEERIARLQRMAQGS; the protein is encoded by the coding sequence ATGTGGCAGAACGTCAAGACCGCCTTCCTCCTCGCCCTCCTCGACGGGCTCTTCCTGCTCGTGGGCGGTGCCATCGGGCATCGCAGCGGGCTGATCATCGCCGCCATCTTCGCCCTGGGGATGAACGGCATCGCCTACTGGAACAGCGACAAGCTGGCGATCGCCGCGGTCCGCGGCCAGGAGGTGACCCCCCAGCAGTTCCCGGCGCTGCACCGCATCGTCGACGAGCTCTGCGCCGCGGCGAAGATGCCGAAGCCGCGGGTGTACATCTGCGACGACCCCTCGCCCAACGCCTTCGCGACCGGTCGCAATCCCCAGCACGCGGCGGTCTGCTGCACCCAGGGCATCCTCAACCTGGTCACCGAGCGTGAGCTCCGCGGCGTGCTCGGCCACGAGCTCTGCCACGTCCGCAACCGCGACATCCTCACCGCCTCGCTGGCGGCGACGATCGCGATGGGGATCTCGTTCATCGCCCAGATGGGCCAGTTCGCGCTGATCTTCGGCGGCTTCGGCGGCAACCGCGACGGCGAGGGCGGGGAGTCCTGGGTGACGGTGCTGCTGCTGATCATCGTGGCGCCGATCGCCGCGACCATCATCCAGCTGGGGATCAGCCGTGCCCGCGAGTACCAGGCCGACACCTGCGGCGCCCAGCTCTGCCACGACCCGCTGGCCCTGGCCAACGCCCTGCAGAAGCTGGAGGCGGCGACCCGCCGCATCCCCATGCAGGTGGCGCCGGCGGTGGCGCCGCTCTTCATCGTCAACCCCTTCGGCGGCCGGCGGCCCTCCTTCGCCAACCTCTTCTCCACCCACCCGCCGCTCGAGGAGCGGATCGCCCGCCTCCAGCGGATGGCGCAGGGCAGCTAG
- a CDS encoding DedA family protein: MGQALTSLVDHVGVLAYVIVLLGVGIESMGVPVPGETVLIAGALLAARGNLDPALVAACACFGAVAGDNIGYLVGRRWGQRLARVPGVRRIYDERRIAVAQAFFQRWGVLAVFLGRFVALLRIFAGPLAGMNGMPWPRFFVANLLGGALWVGAVMAAVLLVGDRAVTLVTRSGYIGLGVVVVLGAGAWWWHRRRRRHDREEGERLLLEQARRASGPGGS, translated from the coding sequence GTGGGCCAGGCCCTCACCTCCCTCGTCGACCACGTCGGCGTCCTCGCCTACGTGATCGTCCTGCTCGGCGTCGGCATCGAGTCGATGGGGGTGCCGGTGCCCGGGGAGACGGTGCTGATCGCCGGCGCCCTGCTGGCGGCGCGGGGCAACCTCGACCCGGCGCTGGTGGCCGCCTGCGCCTGCTTCGGAGCGGTGGCCGGCGACAACATCGGCTACCTCGTGGGCCGGCGCTGGGGGCAGCGCCTCGCCCGCGTGCCCGGGGTGCGGCGCATCTACGACGAGCGGCGGATCGCCGTGGCCCAGGCCTTCTTCCAGCGCTGGGGGGTGCTCGCCGTCTTCCTCGGCCGCTTCGTCGCCCTGTTGCGGATCTTCGCGGGCCCGCTGGCGGGCATGAACGGGATGCCCTGGCCGCGCTTCTTCGTCGCCAACCTGCTCGGCGGCGCCCTCTGGGTGGGCGCGGTGATGGCCGCGGTGCTGCTGGTCGGCGATCGCGCCGTCACCCTGGTCACCCGCTCCGGCTACATCGGCCTCGGCGTGGTGGTGGTCCTCGGCGCCGGCGCCTGGTGGTGGCACCGGCGCCGGAGGCGCCACGATCGGGAGGAGGGCGAGCGCCTGCTGCTCGAGCAGGCCCGCCGGGCCTCGGGCCCGGGCGGGAGCTGA
- a CDS encoding zinc-ribbon domain containing protein, translated as MSVDQTLRCRECGMDFIWTAGEQEFFASRGLVNAPSRCSSCRAARKAAGMNGGGGAGNGFGDGPRGDRAPREMHEVTCASCGGVARVPFVPRGDRPVYCSECFRAGVR; from the coding sequence GTGTCGGTCGACCAAACCCTTCGCTGCCGCGAGTGCGGCATGGATTTCATCTGGACCGCCGGTGAGCAGGAGTTCTTCGCCTCTCGCGGGTTGGTCAACGCCCCCTCGCGGTGCTCCTCGTGCCGCGCCGCCCGCAAGGCCGCGGGAATGAACGGTGGTGGTGGCGCCGGCAATGGCTTCGGCGACGGCCCCCGCGGCGACCGCGCCCCCCGCGAGATGCACGAGGTGACCTGCGCGTCCTGTGGCGGCGTCGCCCGGGTGCCCTTCGTCCCGCGCGGCGACCGCCCCGTGTACTGCAGTGAATGCTTCCGGGCCGGAGTTCGATGA
- the metK gene encoding methionine adenosyltransferase — protein sequence MRTPRRNLFTSESVTEGHPDKIADQISDAVLDAVLSKDPLGRVACETALTTGTALVFGEITTDCYVDIARVVRQTIREVGYTRAKYGFDYETCGVLVCIDEQSPDIAQGVNVGGAGDQGMMFGFACDETPELMPAPIQLAHQLARRLSEVRRSGTLRWARPDGKTQVTVQYDDAGRPRRVDTVLVSVQHSEDVSNEQIFADVQEHVVTPVIPAAWLDGDTKRYVNPTGRFVVGGPQGDAGLTGRKIIVDTYGGYARHGGGAFSGKDPTKVDRSAAYGARHVAKNVVAAGLAARCEIQLAYAIGVVKPVSVRIETFGTERVPVDQIAALVEEHFDLSPIGIISELQLRRPIYRQVAAFGHFGRSDLDLPWERTDHAADLAEAAGTEPLVTGVLAAV from the coding sequence ATGCGCACTCCGCGACGCAACCTCTTCACCTCGGAGTCGGTCACCGAGGGACACCCGGACAAGATCGCCGACCAGATCTCCGACGCCGTCCTCGACGCCGTCCTCTCCAAGGATCCGCTCGGACGTGTCGCCTGCGAGACGGCCCTGACCACCGGCACCGCCCTGGTCTTCGGCGAGATCACCACCGACTGCTACGTCGACATCGCCCGGGTGGTGCGCCAGACCATCCGGGAGGTCGGCTACACCCGCGCCAAGTACGGCTTCGACTACGAGACCTGCGGGGTGCTGGTCTGCATCGACGAGCAGTCGCCGGACATCGCTCAGGGGGTGAATGTCGGCGGCGCCGGCGACCAGGGGATGATGTTCGGGTTCGCCTGCGACGAGACCCCCGAGCTGATGCCCGCCCCGATCCAGCTCGCCCACCAGCTGGCCCGCCGGCTCAGCGAGGTGCGCCGGTCGGGGACCCTGCGCTGGGCACGGCCCGACGGCAAGACCCAGGTGACCGTCCAGTACGACGACGCCGGCCGGCCGCGCCGGGTCGACACCGTGCTGGTGAGCGTGCAGCACTCCGAGGACGTCAGCAACGAGCAGATCTTCGCCGACGTCCAGGAGCATGTGGTCACGCCGGTGATCCCCGCGGCCTGGCTGGACGGCGACACCAAGCGCTACGTCAACCCCACCGGGCGCTTCGTCGTCGGCGGCCCGCAGGGCGACGCCGGGCTGACCGGCCGCAAGATCATCGTCGACACCTACGGGGGCTACGCTCGCCACGGCGGCGGCGCCTTCAGCGGCAAGGATCCGACAAAGGTCGACCGCAGCGCCGCCTATGGCGCCCGCCACGTCGCCAAGAACGTGGTCGCCGCCGGGCTCGCCGCGAGGTGCGAGATCCAGCTCGCCTACGCGATCGGCGTGGTGAAGCCGGTCTCCGTGCGGATCGAGACCTTCGGCACCGAGCGGGTGCCGGTCGACCAGATCGCCGCCCTCGTCGAGGAGCACTTCGACCTCTCGCCGATCGGGATCATCAGCGAGCTCCAGCTCCGCCGTCCCATCTACCGGCAGGTCGCCGCGTTCGGCCACTTCGGTCGCAGCGACCTCGACCTCCCCTGGGAGCGGACGGATCACGCCGCCGACCTCGCCGAGGCGGCGGGCACCGAGCCCCTGGTGACCGGCGTGCTGGCGGCGGTCTGA